A window of the Thermoleophilia bacterium SCSIO 60948 genome harbors these coding sequences:
- a CDS encoding helix-turn-helix transcriptional regulator → MKATVRRLARDGYAATSVQRIVDEAGVQKRMVHYYFGSREQLFDAVVRRVGDALLEQVAAAVRDLEEPPDIVAVGFDRFWTGVTSDRALLTAYFGLSPSRSPIRVCVGPSRTSATATATS, encoded by the coding sequence ATGAAGGCCACGGTGCGCCGCCTCGCTCGTGACGGCTACGCGGCAACGTCGGTGCAACGCATCGTTGACGAGGCGGGCGTGCAGAAACGGATGGTGCACTACTACTTCGGGAGTCGAGAACAGCTCTTCGATGCAGTCGTCCGGCGGGTCGGGGACGCGCTCCTCGAGCAGGTTGCCGCAGCCGTGCGCGATCTCGAAGAGCCGCCCGACATCGTCGCCGTGGGTTTCGATCGATTCTGGACCGGCGTGACCTCCGACCGTGCGCTGCTCACCGCGTACTTCGGCTTGTCGCCGAGTCGGTCACCGATCCGCGTCTGCGTGGGACCATCGCGTACGTCAGCGACGGCTACCGCGACCTCATAG